The window AATATGTCAATATCGTCGGCAAAGAATTTAAGCTCTAAAGCATTTAAAGCTTGCTCATATAAAGAGTTGATTTTTTCAATTTTATCTCCCCATCTACTGACTCCAAAGTAAAGTTTCACTCCAAGCTTATCGCTGGCACTTCTTTTGACTTTTGTAAGAATAGTATCTATCGTTTCTCTATCAAATTCAAAGTCTGAGTTAATTAATATAACTATCTCATTTCTACCTCTGAAAACTTCTGATCTAAAGACTTCTAATTCTTCTTGAATTAAATTAACACATGCAAGTATGTATGCTTCTTGTTTTACAAAAGAAGTTGGATAAGTATCGGAAACATTTTCAATATCAAATTTGGCAAGAGCAATGCAATATTTTCCAGATGAAAGTTTTATATTGTACCTATCAAAAAGCTTTTCTATCTCTTCCTTGCTGCGGATGCCAAATATAACCTCATTTAGAATTCTCTCTTTTAAAATTGGCAAAGTTTCATTGTAATATTCTATGTATCTATTTATCAGAGCCTCTTTTTCCCTTTCTTTTTCAAGGACATTTTTAGCCTTTAGTACTGCATCTAAAACTTCTTTTGGTTTGCAAGGCTTTAGCAGATAATTCAGGCTCCTTAGCTCAAGTGCTTTTTGGGCAAAGTAAAAGTCATCATACCCGCTTAAGATTATACTTTCAAATATATACCCTTCTTTTTTGGCATTTTCAATTACTTGCAGTCCATCTAACTTAGGCATTTTAATGTCTATCAAAACAATGTCAGGGCAAAGCATCCTAATTTTCTCAAGTGCCTCTTCACCGTTTGTTGCACATCCAACAATCTTAATTCCATTACTTTCCCAATCAACAAGAGTTGAAATACCTTCAATTACCTCTGGCTCATCATCAGCAATAAGTAACTTTGTCATCCTTTTCATCTCCTTTTTTTACAAAATATTCTTACAATCAACTTTCTACTGAAATATAATCTATAGGAAGTATCAATTTTACTTCTGTACCTTGTCCTGGCTGGCTTTGTATATTCAATTTGAAGTGTGTTTCATAGTAAAGTTTTAATCTTTCGTTGACATTTTTGATAGCATATCCAAAAGTAGCTTCCTTTCCTGATTCTAAAAGGTCTTTGATTCTATCGAGCTGCATTTTCGACATTCCAATTCCGTTGTCTTTGATGGTAAAGCATAAGTTTTCACCTTCTTTTTTGCCTGTTATCTGAATAAAAGTTGGGGCTGTTGAATTTTCCATACCGTGAACAATTGCATTTTCAACAAAAGGCTGCAAAATCAATTTAGGGATATAATAGTCCAATATTTCAGAGTCAATTTCAATTGAGTACTGAAGTCTATTTTTATATCTTTTGCTCTGCAAGAAGAGGTAATGTTCTATTAGTTCTTTCTCACCTTTTACCTGAATGAACTCACTTCCTCTGTTTAAGGTAAGTCTAAAAAGTCTTGAAAGAGAATAAATCATCTCGCTTATTTCACTATCATGAGATTTTTCGGCTTTCCAAAATATAGTATCCAAAGTATTGTAAAGAAAATGAGGATTTATCTGAGCCTCAAGTGCTTTTAGTTCTGCTTCTTTTTTGTGAATTTCCAACTTTAATACCTTGTTTATCAATTCATTTATTTTTTCAACCATATTATTGTATTCAGAAACAACTATTGCAATTTCATCACTTGCATGCGGGTCAATATTTACTTGTTCTCGAAAGTTACCCTGCCGCACTTTTTTCATAGAACTTACAAGTTTCTGGAGGGGAGCTGTGAGCATAGAAGAAAAATACATGGAGATTACAAAAGCAAAGATAAGACAGAGTATAAGTACCCTAATATATAGAAGGACAAACGAATTTCTAATAGCATTTATGGCATTTTCTAACGAAACAATGCTCACAAGCCGCCAGTTGGAAGTTGGGATATAACTTGAAGTAATTAAAAGTTTTGACGAATTGGCAGTGATTATTTCATTTTCTCTACTTAGGATGTTTTTATTCAAAAGCTTCTGAGCAAATGTAGCTGTAAACTGTGGTGTTGTGCTCTCAAAGGAGATAATTTTGTTGCTACTGTCAGCTATAAAAAAACATGCTTCTTTTTCCTTTAAATCTTCCATATAGATTTTTTCAATGGTTGGTATGTTTATACATATTATAAGCACTCCTGCAGGCTCGTATGTATTGAAGTCTAAAAGAAGCCTTGCCATGGCAATCTTAGGGTAATTGTTTTTTGCAATTAGAGTGAAAGGCAAGCTATTTAGACTCAGCCATATAGGTGCACCTTTGTTTTTTATAATTTGTTTTAAAAAATCTGTAGATTTTAGTTCATAAAAATCAGCAACTCCAGTGCTATTGTCATTTGAAAAGTAATATTTATCACCTTGAAAAGAGTAGAGCATAATAAAACTTATATAATCTTTGGAAGCAAGAAGGCTTGCCAGTGGTTCTAAGGAATATTTAGTAAAATCAGGGCGCGGGCTGATAAAGTTTTGCACTCTTTGATCTAAAAACAAAAATGATGAAAGTTCATTTACATCTCTTTGAAGAAAATCTATGCTGGCAGCAATTCTTTTTGTGTCTCTTAAAAGTAGATTTCCAACCTCTTCTTTTAGCTGGTTTGTTGAAATGGTATATGAAAATAAAGCCAGCACCAAGGAGGTTACCACTATTATACTGTAGAAGAGAATGAGTATCTTGTATTTTATGCTCAGACGTAAAAAATAATTTTTGAGCTTTAAAAGCATTTTACCAAAACACCTTCTTTTGAAGCTCACTTTTATTCTACAGGTCAAAGTATATTATACAACTTCATATATAAAATTCACAAGATATTCTTTTTTAGAAGTACATCTTGCCATCAATCATCATAATTTTAATAACAATTAATAACTTGCATGCTCAAAATATCCATAAAAAATGCAAACCAAATTTAAAAATTGTCACCTTAAAATTGTGAAAGTATGCTGATATAATTTAACCAAGACAGAATCAATTCTACCTTTGATTTTGGGGCGCCCCAGAGAGATCTTTAAAAATTAACAAAGAATCAAAAAGGAGGGAAAAGTGATGTCAAAGAGAACCTTAAAAGTATTTATTTCGGTTTTACTTGTAACAGTAATGATTGTTAGCTTATTTGCAGGTATTCAAGGTACTTTTACAGCTTCTGCATCGACTAAAAAAACTATAGAAATCAAATTTTTCTCCAACCTACCAGATAGGACCTCCAACCAAGGTAAGCTTGAGCAGATGTTAATTGACAGCTATATGAAAGCAAACCCAAATGTCAAGATTAAGGTCGAAGCACTTCAGGATGAGCCTTACAAGCAGAAATTCAAAGTTTATGTTGCAACAAATCAGATGCCAGACATCTTCATGGTATGGGGTCAGCCATCATTCTTCTTACCGGTCATGAAAGCAGGGTATGCAGCTGAAATAAAACCAGAACAGATAAAAGACTACGGTTTTAAAACATCTTCATTAAAAGATTTTATGTATAATGGTAAGATATACGGACTTCCAAGAAATACAGATTTTATGGTCCTCTATTACAACAAAGGGCTGTTCAGTAAATACAATGTAAAGGTGCCAACAACATTTAGTGAGCTCTTGAACGCAGCAAAAGTATTCAGGAAAAATGGCATTGCTCCAATTGCAATAAACGGTAAAGATAAATGGATACTGGCAATTTTGTATCAGGAGCTTGTTGTGAAAGAAAGCGGGGACCAAAGATTAATTTACGATGCAATTTCGAAAAAATCTATATCAAAAAACCAGGTTCTTTTAAAAGCTGCAAAAGACTTGGTTGAGCTTGTGAATGTAGGCGGATTCCAAGACGCTTTTGTTGCAGCAGACTACGGTGCAGCAAACAATTTGTTTGCTCAGGAAAAAGCAGCGATGTACTACATGGGTTCATGGGAAGTTGGAATGGCAGCTAATCCAAACTTCTCTGATTCTTTCAAAAAGAATGTTGATGCAACATACTTCCCAATAATTTCTGGTGGCAAGGGCAAAAAGACAGACATTTTAGCATGGCATGGCGGTGGATATGCAGTTTCTGCAAGTTCAAAGGTTAAGAATGAGGCAATGAAACTTCTTCTTTACATGATGCATCCAACAAGATGGGCAAAGATTGGTTGGCAACAAGGACTTGTTGTTCCAGGGCAGAACTGGGAAAAGTTTATGACAGGAAAAGAAACAGTTCTTCAGAAAAAGCTCACACAGATATTTAGCAGTGCAACATCTGTAAGTGGCACAGTATGGCAAGATGCGTTTACACCAAACTTTAAAACAGAAGCAGAAACACTTTGCCAGATGCTTGTTGCAAAGGCTATTACACCTGAAAAGTTCTTAGCAAAGATTGAAGAGCTTGCAAAGTTAGAAGTTAAGTAATTTTAAAAAATTAAATCACCTGCTCCCAAGATATTTAAAAAGAATGTCTTGGGAGCAGGAATTTTATTCACAAGGAGTGACAATATGTACAAGGTTTTGTCAGACAAAAGGACCATTTTGTTGCTGGTTTTGCCGGGACTTTTGATATACACGTTTGCAATTCTTTTTCCAATTATACTCAGTGTATATCTTGGAATGACTGACTGGTCAGGGATTGGTCGGCCAAATTTTGTAGGTCTTGAAAATTTCAAGAAGATAATATTTTCAGATACAACATTTTGGAAATCACTTAGAAACGCTATATTTCTTGCTCTTGCATATGTATTTGTTCAACATCCAATAGCTCTTACGTTTGCTATATTAATTGATAAAATTGGCGGTAGAGCGGAAAAAATTTTCAGAACCATATTCTTTATACCCTGTGTGATACCAGTTGTTGTAACATCACGTATGTGGGTAAGTTTGTATGACCCTCAATATGGGCTTATAAACAAGATACTTGACTTTTTGCACTTAGGTTTTTTAAAACAGCAGTGGTTGGGGGATACCAAAACAGCTTTAATATCAGTTATTATAATCTGTATGTGGCAGGGTTTTGGCTGGGCACTTTTGATTTACTACGCAGGTCTAAAGGGTATACCAGAAGAACTTTATGAGGCAGCAATGATTGATGGTGCAACAGGTGTTAAGCTTTATACAAAGATTACTGTGCCCTTGCTTCAGCCAGTTATCAAGGTTAATTTTACAATAGCTATTATATATGCTTTAAAACAAATGGAAACAGTTTATTTAACGACAAACGGTGGTCCCGGCGATGCGAGCCAGTTTTTGGCCAACTATCTTTACATTCGTGCATTTAATTCATATCAATATGGTTATGCTAATGCAATTTCAGTGCTATTTGTTATAGCATGTTTGGCTGTCAATATTCTTTTCCAGAAGATATTTAAACCAGAAAATTATGAGTTTTAACAAGACATGGGAGGTTTTGACGTGGCAAGGGAAAGTAGTTTCAACAAAAAAAGCAGAGCTGTGCTTCTTGTTGTGCTGGGACTATTCTCAATTGGACAGCTGTTTCCACTTGTTTGGCTGATTGACTTTTCGCTTTGTAAAAGTGGAGATGTATATGGCGCAAATATACTCAAAATTCCCAATCCCCCACAGTTTATAAATTATTATCTTGCATGGAGAGATGGAAAAATTCCGCAATATTTTATCAATAGTGTAATTGTAAATGTGACGTCTGTTCTGCTTGTTGTTCTGTTTTCGCTGATGATGGGGTATGCATTTGTAAGGATGGAATGGAAGTGGAGCAATAAAGTTTTAACATATGTTTTGCTGGGACTCATGATACCAATTCATGCAACGCTTCTACCCAACTTTGTTATTTTCAGACAGCTTAAGATGCTGGATTCATATTTTGCACTAATAATTCCATACGTTGCATTTTCACTGCCACAGGCAGTGTTCTTGATGACGGGGTTTATAGGAAGTATTCCACGAGCTTTAGAAGAGTCGGCAATCATAGATGGTTGCGGCATATTTAGAATCCTGTTTCAGATTATTCTACCACTTTCAAAACCTGCACTGGTCACCATAACTGTTACCACATTTTTGAATACATGGAACGAATTTATTATGGCGGCAACGTACTTGACATCCGACAAGTTCAGAACCCTACCATTTTCAGTCTACAACTTTGCAGGTCAGTATGCATCTAACTATGCAGTCCAGTTTGCTGTAATGACAATAGTAGCTCTTCCATCACTGATAGTATATATTGCCCTGAACGAACAGGTTACAAAAGGGGTTACCCTGGGTGCTGTGAAGGGGTAATAAATAAGCAACCAATTAGAATTATTTTTTTTCGCCAAAATTAAAACCTTTTCTAAAATTCAGTGTATTTACTTATATGAAGCTATCAATGTAGAATTAGAATATATAAAACTCTTAATAAGAAAGTAAAGGAAAGGAAGGTTTAAAAATGTTCAAAAGTCTTTCAAATTATATTACAGCAAAGAGTTTTAGTATTCCTATGCAGCTAATAAACAACTTAAAAGAACGCACAAAAATAGAAAAGAAAACTGTTATAACAATTGAGCCATCCAGTACATTTCAAGAGGTAATAGGTTTTGGTGGAGCACTTACAGAGGCTGCCGCGGTAAATATAATGTCACTTTTCCCACACCAGCAAGAAGAGATTTTAAGAGGGTACTTTGACCCTGAAAAGGGGCTTGGCTACAAACTTTGTAGAATTCACATGAACAGCTGTGATTTTTGTGTTGACAGTTATAGCTGTGATGATGTTGAAGGAGATATAGAACTGAAACACTTTAACATTGAACGAGACAAAAAGATGGTAATTCCACTTCTAAAAAGGATAAAGGAGTATTGCAAAGACCTCAAAATCCTCGTTTCGCCATGGAGTCCGCCTGCATGGATGAAAACAAATGGTGATATGTGCCATGGTGGAAAGCTAAAAGATGAGTATAAAAAAACATGGGCAAGGTTTTTCTGCAAATTCATAAAAGCATATAAAGAAGAAGGGATTGATATATGGGCTGTAACAGTTCAAAATGAGCCGATGGCAACTCAAGTGTGGGAGTCGTGCATATACACAGCTGAAGAAGAAAGGGATTTTGTGAAGGATTACTTAGGACCAACTCTTGAAGAAGAAGGGCTTTCCCATATAAAAATACTTATATGGGACCACAACAAAGACATCATATATGACAGGGTAAAAACAATTTTGAGTGACAAAGAAGCTGCTAAGTATGTGTGGGGAGTTGCATTCCACTGGTATGGAGGAGACCATTTTGACCAGCTCAAAAAAATAAAAGAAGAATTTCCTGATGTCAATTTGGTGTTTACCGAAGGTTGTCAGGAAGGTGGAGTAAAGCTTGGTTCCTGGGAGCTTGGAGAAAGGTATGCTCATGAGATAATTGGTGATTTTAACAGTTACACAATTGGATTTATGGATTGGAATATTGTTCTTGACACAATGGGTGGACCTAATCATGTAGGGAACTTTTGCGACGCTCCAATAATAGTTGATAAAGACCAGAAAAAGATTTACTATCAAAATGCATATTATTATATAGGGCATTTTTCTAAATTCATAAGGCCGGGAGCTAAAGTAGTCAAAAGTAGCTGCAGTGATGCAAGACTTAAAGTTTTGGCAGCGAAGAACCAGGACGATACTTTAGCAGTGGTTGTCTTTAATAAAAACCCAGAGGAAATAGAGTTTAGTATGGTTATTGGAGAGAAAATATTCTGTGGAAAGTCTCCAGCAAGGTCTATATTGACCATTGTTCTGGAAAAGTAAAATATAAATAAAAAGGGTGGGCGAAAAAGCCCACCTTTAATTTTGAGAGCTATAAAGAGTCCTGTACTTTGTTGGTGAAAGTCCCACCTTTTTCTTAAAGACGTTTATAAAACGGGTGTGTAAATAATTTTGTGTATTTAAGATAAACCGTCCTTCTTGGTAAGTAATCATTCAGAATTTAATTGCCAACTTTCTATTTTTTAGTATTACCTTTTTAATATTTTTTATGCATAAATTTTTAACTTCATGGAGAAAATTTAATACTGGGTTATAATATTCTCTTTTTTATTTGTTTTTTTAACTGCTTCTATAGAAGCAGTTAAAAAAACACGAACTGACGATTGCTATCTACTTTATATATTCTTTCAGCCGTTCAGGATACATTATCAAAAGCTGATCCAGTATTATATCCCAATTTTTATACCTCTGAGTCCACTTTCTTACAATATTTTTGGTCGCAAGATAAAGCGTCTTTTCTAAAGCTATATCATTTGGAAATACTGATTTTGACTTTGTAACTTTCCTAAACTGTCTGTGGACACCTTCTATAATGTTTGTTGTATAGATTATTCTTCTAATCTCTGGGGAAAACTTGAAAAACGAAGTTAACAAATCCCAATTGCTTTCCCAGCTTCTGAATGCGTAAGGATATTGTTTCCCCCATTTTTCTTTTATTTGACAAAAATTCTCAAAAGCCTCTTCTTCATTTATCGCTTGGTATACTTTCTTGAAATCTCTTGAAAATTCTTTTATGTGTTTATACGAAACATACTTAAAGGAGTTTCTCATTAAGGTAGAATAATGCATCTTTGAATATCACTCTTTGGAAATACTGCTTCTATTGCCTCTTTTAAACCAGTTAGCCCATCGACACAAAACAGCAGGACTTCTTCTACACCTCTTGTCTTTAAATCATTCAATCGACCTTGCCAAAACTTTGAACTTTCACATTCTCCTATCCATATTCCTAAAACATCCTTGTATCCTTCAATGTTAATACCTAAAACAACATAGGCAGCTTTATTCACAATTTTACCCTCATCTTTTATCTTGTAATGGATCGCATCCATGAAAATAAACGGATATATCTTTTCTAACGGTCTGTTTTGCCATTCTCTTATCTCTGGTATTATTTTTTCTGTAATTTTGCTTACCATCTCAGCAGATACTTCAATACCATAGATATCTTTTATTTGGTCATGAATATCTCTTGTTGTCATTCCTCTGGAATACAAAGCAATTATTTTATCTTCAATTTCAGAGATATCTCTCTTATATTTGGGAATTATCTTGGGTTCAAATTCACCTTCTCTGTCTCTTGGTATATCAATTTCCATCTCTCCAAATTTTGTTTTTACAGTCTTCTGAGTATATCCGTTTCGAGAGTTAGTAGTTTGTTTGTTCTTAACGTCATATTTCTCATAACCTAGAGTTTCTTCAATCTCTGCTTCTAAAAAGCTTTGAAGTACATCCTTAAACAAGTCTTTTAAACTTTCGTAAATATCACTTACGCTCTGAATATTGTTTTTTCTTATAAACTCTAAGAGCTGCTCTTTTGTTAAAACATTTTCCATAACAAAAAACCTCCTTCTTGGATATTTTTGTTTATATTTTGATTCTTACCAAGAAGGAGGTCCTTATACTTTACACAAAATTATTTATAGTCTCTATAAAACTGTTAGGGTATATGTATCCTACTTTTAAAGCAATTTCATTTACAGAATAGTTGGTTTGCGTGAGCAATAGCTTAGCTTTTTCTATTCTCAGGTGAGTAAGGTTATGAATAGTGTTTAAAGTATTAAAAACTATTTAAAATTTTGCTAAATACTATTCTTTGTTAGGCTACATTCAACCTAACTGGGTGTAACCCCACACCCTCTATCCCCTCAGCAAATGCTTCGGGGAATACTTTTCTTATAATGTTATACGCACTGTTAACATCCGCATTTATTAATATCCCTTTGTTGCTCCTAAATAAGCCTCTCTTTATTCTTCGACGTGGATTATAATTTATTTCTTTGATTTCTTCCCCATCTAAAAAACTGCAGCCACTTGTGTAGCTCTCCTCTGTAATTATTACACTAATCCCTTCTTCTTCACACTTATACTTGAGCATATTTACAAACTGATTAAATGGTATAGAAGCAAAATTGGGAGTTAAAATAAAATTGTGTCCACTGTATAATTAGTATTGAAATAATTATCAAGGGGGCTACTTAAAATGAATAAAAACGAAATTATTGAGACTGCTAAAAACATGGCTGTAGAGCAAGTATTAAATATGTATTGCTCCAAAGATGATCCTAACCGCCCAGCTCTAAAGCAACTCTTAGAAAACTTGCTCGATTGCTTTATGTTATCGGAAAGATCAGTGTACCTTGCTAAAAATGACAATGACAAAGGCAATGGTTTTTACGATAGAAAACTTGCAACACCTGTTGGCAGTCTTGAAATCTCTGTCCCTCGCACACGTACTGGTAATTTCCGACCTTCTATCCTCCCTGACCGCTACAAAAGAGTTGATAGTTCATACACTGACCTGCTTATGTCTTTAGTCGTCAATGGTTATTCCGAAAGTTCCCTTGTCCAGACTTTGAAAGCTTTGAATCTTCCATATTCCGAAAATGAAATACTAAAAATCAAAGAAGACCTTAAAAATGAGCTTCAGTTATTCAAACAAAGAGAACTACCAACAAGTGCTTTTGCTCTCATCATCGATGGTTATCATTGTGAAGTTAAGGATAATTCTAAGGTTAAACAAGCTACTTGTTATGTTGTCCTCGGTATCGACTTAGAAGGTAAAAAAGACATTTTCGGTGTCTACACTTTCTTCGGCAAAGAAAATAAGGCTGATTGGATGAAAGTATTTGAAGACTTAATTACAAGAGGGCTAAAAGAGATTCTAATTGTCATAAGTGATGACTTCCCTGGTATTATAGATGCTGTCAAACTTGCTTATCCTCTTGCTGACCATCAACTGTGTTTTGTCCACCTCCAACGTAATGTCAGAAAACATATGACAAAAGAGGATGCTTCAGCTTTTAACAAGAGTTTAGACAGACTTAGAATTTCTTCCTCCGATTTTGACGAAGCTGTACTGAAATTTAAAGAACTTTGCGATGGATACCTTTCAAAATATCCTCGATTTATTAAAGCAATATCAGAAAAAGCAGAGTTTTATCTTGCCCATATGAAATACCCTGAGGAATTAAGGAAGCATATCTACACCACAAACGCCGTTGAAAGTGTAAATAGCATGATTGAAAAGGCAAGAAGTAAATTCAGGTGGATACTTTCAGTCTGTTGAAGTCTTAGAAATTAATATTTACTTACAGCGAGAGAACTTACGCCGTACAAAATGGAAAAATGGAGTTCCCAGTATTAGAAAATGCATCAATAACATAACCCAACTTTACAACTTGCGTTATAAATTGGAAACACAAAATTCTTGACAAGTCTCGCAAAATTTTGATTATTTACTTTGCCAAGCTCTATCTCCTGCTTCCAGTTTGGATTATACCCAACAACAAGGGTGTCTATTTCGTGTTGCTTACACCAGTTGACTATAAAACGGCTTGCTTTGTGCATAAAATCCTTAATCTTGTTGTTCCTCTTTAAAGTCAACTTCTCTATTCTTTTGCTACTTCCTCTATTGCCTACATAACTCATAAGCTGTGCTCTTTTCTTGTTGTAATACTGATTTATTGACTTAATAACTTTGCCATTAATAACAATAGGCTTTATGCCTATGTTATTTACTAAAGTTACAAAGTTATTAAGCCCTAAATCTATACCTGCTATCCTCTTTGGTGGTCTTTTTACCTTGGCTATTTCCTTTTCATAAACTATTTCAACTACATAAATGCTTCCTTTTGGTATTATCCTGACTTCTTTTAATTTGTCTGTTATCCTTGTCTTTAGCTTTAATTCTGTCTTCGGAAAAGTCAAATAACCATTTTTAATCTTGCACTGCTGATTTGTAAAAATAGAAATAGCCCTGCCGTCTTTTTTCTTATACTTTGGTAATTTAGGTCTACCCAAAAATTTACTTTTATCTTTGCCCCATTCTTTCATTGCTTTAAAAAATGACTTCCAGTTTTTATCAAGAAGTCTTAGCACTTGCTGTGAAGTCTGAGCTGGCAGGCTCTTATAACTCTCATGGTCTTTTAACATTTTGTCAAGTTCTCTGTATCTTATCCACCTGCCACTTTTTATAAATTCCTGTCTTACAGTGTAGTTTGCAAAGTTGTATAAATTCTTTGCTGCAAAACACACTTTATCACAATAATTCCATAACTCATGGTTCTTGTTTATCTGTATTTGCTCTGTCCTCTTGAGTATTATCTTCAAACACCTCACTTTCTAAAAGCTTTCTTATTTTTTGAATTTTTCTTTTGCTATAAAATTTCATACTGTAACAGTAGAGCAAACTTATAATTTCTTCAATTATTTCCTGAGAATCAAGCTTCTTGCTTCCAACTTCCGATGCAACTACTATTTCAGTGTTAAATTTTCTAAATAAGCGTTTAAACAATTCAAATCCCACTCTGCTCAACCTATCTTTATAGGCTATAACAACCCTTTGTACCTTACCTGCAAGAATATCTATCGGGCATTTTAA is drawn from Caldicellulosiruptor diazotrophicus and contains these coding sequences:
- a CDS encoding response regulator — translated: MTKLLIADDEPEVIEGISTLVDWESNGIKIVGCATNGEEALEKIRMLCPDIVLIDIKMPKLDGLQVIENAKKEGYIFESIILSGYDDFYFAQKALELRSLNYLLKPCKPKEVLDAVLKAKNVLEKEREKEALINRYIEYYNETLPILKERILNEVIFGIRSKEEIEKLFDRYNIKLSSGKYCIALAKFDIENVSDTYPTSFVKQEAYILACVNLIQEELEVFRSEVFRGRNEIVILINSDFEFDRETIDTILTKVKRSASDKLGVKLYFGVSRWGDKIEKINSLYEQALNALELKFFADDIDILHYDDICLSKNTTYYPIDEERSIINSLLLCQKDVIKDKVESFINSLYSTNTFNKWFIKSAVLALLGSIIKVCHEKCIDLNDVVSSKVFENILKTEKKELFKASLLSFLNAAVDKIEQIENKNLIVKAAISFIEKNYNKNITLESVAKEVYVTPAYLSILFKRELKINFVDYLHKIRIQKAQELLKNQNLKTYQVANMVGFSDEKYFSQVFKKYTGLTPSQFRESLL
- a CDS encoding sensor histidine kinase, giving the protein MLLKLKNYFLRLSIKYKILILFYSIIVVTSLVLALFSYTISTNQLKEEVGNLLLRDTKRIAASIDFLQRDVNELSSFLFLDQRVQNFISPRPDFTKYSLEPLASLLASKDYISFIMLYSFQGDKYYFSNDNSTGVADFYELKSTDFLKQIIKNKGAPIWLSLNSLPFTLIAKNNYPKIAMARLLLDFNTYEPAGVLIICINIPTIEKIYMEDLKEKEACFFIADSSNKIISFESTTPQFTATFAQKLLNKNILSRENEIITANSSKLLITSSYIPTSNWRLVSIVSLENAINAIRNSFVLLYIRVLILCLIFAFVISMYFSSMLTAPLQKLVSSMKKVRQGNFREQVNIDPHASDEIAIVVSEYNNMVEKINELINKVLKLEIHKKEAELKALEAQINPHFLYNTLDTIFWKAEKSHDSEISEMIYSLSRLFRLTLNRGSEFIQVKGEKELIEHYLFLQSKRYKNRLQYSIEIDSEILDYYIPKLILQPFVENAIVHGMENSTAPTFIQITGKKEGENLCFTIKDNGIGMSKMQLDRIKDLLESGKEATFGYAIKNVNERLKLYYETHFKLNIQSQPGQGTEVKLILPIDYISVES
- a CDS encoding ABC transporter substrate-binding protein; translation: MSKRTLKVFISVLLVTVMIVSLFAGIQGTFTASASTKKTIEIKFFSNLPDRTSNQGKLEQMLIDSYMKANPNVKIKVEALQDEPYKQKFKVYVATNQMPDIFMVWGQPSFFLPVMKAGYAAEIKPEQIKDYGFKTSSLKDFMYNGKIYGLPRNTDFMVLYYNKGLFSKYNVKVPTTFSELLNAAKVFRKNGIAPIAINGKDKWILAILYQELVVKESGDQRLIYDAISKKSISKNQVLLKAAKDLVELVNVGGFQDAFVAADYGAANNLFAQEKAAMYYMGSWEVGMAANPNFSDSFKKNVDATYFPIISGGKGKKTDILAWHGGGYAVSASSKVKNEAMKLLLYMMHPTRWAKIGWQQGLVVPGQNWEKFMTGKETVLQKKLTQIFSSATSVSGTVWQDAFTPNFKTEAETLCQMLVAKAITPEKFLAKIEELAKLEVK
- a CDS encoding carbohydrate ABC transporter permease — encoded protein: MYKVLSDKRTILLLVLPGLLIYTFAILFPIILSVYLGMTDWSGIGRPNFVGLENFKKIIFSDTTFWKSLRNAIFLALAYVFVQHPIALTFAILIDKIGGRAEKIFRTIFFIPCVIPVVVTSRMWVSLYDPQYGLINKILDFLHLGFLKQQWLGDTKTALISVIIICMWQGFGWALLIYYAGLKGIPEELYEAAMIDGATGVKLYTKITVPLLQPVIKVNFTIAIIYALKQMETVYLTTNGGPGDASQFLANYLYIRAFNSYQYGYANAISVLFVIACLAVNILFQKIFKPENYEF
- a CDS encoding carbohydrate ABC transporter permease — protein: MARESSFNKKSRAVLLVVLGLFSIGQLFPLVWLIDFSLCKSGDVYGANILKIPNPPQFINYYLAWRDGKIPQYFINSVIVNVTSVLLVVLFSLMMGYAFVRMEWKWSNKVLTYVLLGLMIPIHATLLPNFVIFRQLKMLDSYFALIIPYVAFSLPQAVFLMTGFIGSIPRALEESAIIDGCGIFRILFQIILPLSKPALVTITVTTFLNTWNEFIMAATYLTSDKFRTLPFSVYNFAGQYASNYAVQFAVMTIVALPSLIVYIALNEQVTKGVTLGAVKG
- a CDS encoding glycoside hydrolase family 30 protein, translated to MFKSLSNYITAKSFSIPMQLINNLKERTKIEKKTVITIEPSSTFQEVIGFGGALTEAAAVNIMSLFPHQQEEILRGYFDPEKGLGYKLCRIHMNSCDFCVDSYSCDDVEGDIELKHFNIERDKKMVIPLLKRIKEYCKDLKILVSPWSPPAWMKTNGDMCHGGKLKDEYKKTWARFFCKFIKAYKEEGIDIWAVTVQNEPMATQVWESCIYTAEEERDFVKDYLGPTLEEEGLSHIKILIWDHNKDIIYDRVKTILSDKEAAKYVWGVAFHWYGGDHFDQLKKIKEEFPDVNLVFTEGCQEGGVKLGSWELGERYAHEIIGDFNSYTIGFMDWNIVLDTMGGPNHVGNFCDAPIIVDKDQKKIYYQNAYYYIGHFSKFIRPGAKVVKSSCSDARLKVLAAKNQDDTLAVVVFNKNPEEIEFSMVIGEKIFCGKSPARSILTIVLEK